A region from the Catellatospora sp. TT07R-123 genome encodes:
- a CDS encoding glycoside hydrolase family 19 protein: MSRTRSLLVALALAVASGLIAIIPTTAASAAACATPWQSSAVYTGGMQVSYSGRNYQAKWWTQNEVPPGTSGVWQDLGSCGGSTPPSQPPTCNYPNWAAGTWYATGAVVRYTNGQYYIAEHDNPGYDPIISTWYWDPYTCGGQPPASTPPTNPGGFVVSEAQFNQMFPGRNSFYTYSGLVAALSAYPAFAGTGSDTVRKQEAAAFLANVSHETGGLVYIVEQNTANYPHYCDYTQSYGCPAGQAAYYGRGPIQLSWNFNYNAAGNALGLPLLTNPWLVETDASVAWKTGIWYWMTQNGPGTMTPHNAMVNGAGFGETIRSINGSLECNGGNPGQVQSRVSKYQQFVGVLGVPAGNNLSC, from the coding sequence ATGTCGAGAACGCGCTCCCTGCTGGTAGCCCTGGCCCTGGCCGTCGCGAGCGGACTGATCGCGATCATCCCGACGACGGCGGCGTCCGCCGCCGCCTGCGCGACGCCGTGGCAGTCCTCGGCCGTGTACACCGGTGGCATGCAGGTGTCCTACAGCGGCCGCAACTACCAGGCCAAGTGGTGGACCCAGAACGAGGTGCCGCCCGGCACCTCCGGCGTGTGGCAGGACCTCGGCTCCTGCGGTGGCAGCACGCCGCCGTCGCAGCCGCCGACCTGCAACTACCCGAACTGGGCCGCGGGCACCTGGTATGCCACCGGTGCCGTCGTGCGCTACACCAACGGCCAGTACTACATCGCCGAGCACGACAACCCCGGCTACGATCCCATCATCAGCACCTGGTACTGGGATCCGTACACCTGCGGGGGCCAGCCCCCGGCGAGCACGCCGCCGACCAACCCCGGCGGGTTCGTGGTCAGCGAGGCCCAGTTCAACCAGATGTTCCCGGGCCGCAACTCGTTCTATACGTACTCCGGCCTGGTGGCCGCGCTCAGCGCCTACCCGGCGTTCGCGGGCACCGGCAGCGACACCGTGCGCAAGCAGGAGGCCGCGGCGTTCCTGGCCAACGTGTCGCACGAGACCGGCGGGCTGGTCTACATCGTCGAGCAGAACACCGCCAACTACCCCCACTACTGCGACTACACCCAGTCGTACGGCTGCCCGGCCGGGCAGGCCGCCTACTACGGCCGCGGCCCGATCCAGCTCAGCTGGAACTTCAACTACAACGCCGCGGGCAACGCCCTCGGCCTGCCGCTGCTGACCAACCCGTGGCTGGTCGAGACCGACGCCTCGGTCGCCTGGAAGACCGGCATCTGGTACTGGATGACGCAGAACGGCCCGGGCACCATGACCCCGCACAACGCCATGGTCAACGGCGCCGGCTTCGGTGAGACGATCCGCAGCATCAACGGCTCGCTGGAGTGCAACGGCGGCAACCCCGGCCAGGTGCAGAGCCGGGTCAGCAAGTACCAGCAGTTCGTGGGCGTCCTCGGCGTGCCCGCCGGGAACAACCTGTCCTGCTGA